From the genome of Pseudomonas bubulae:
GGCCTTGTCGATAATCATCCCCGGCTTGAGCCCGCGAATCAGCGACATGGTGCTCTGGGGTTCAAGGTCCTTGCCATCGCGTTTGCCTGTAATGCCTACAATCGTATAGAGCACCATATTGCGCTGGTCAAAAGCCTGCTTGTTGGCCGGATCTTCAAGGGCTTTTTTGAGGTTGACCAGGGTTGGGTCGGCATCTGCACGGGCGACCACTACCAGCGGGCGAAACTTGCCGCGATCCTGTTCAAGCGGGCTTGGAACTTCAACGGCCTGCACCGTGCCTGCAACCAGCACAGAAGCAAGGATCAATAAACGGATAAACATCCAGATCTCCTTTTATTATCGGACCGGCTTCGCGAACGTGCTGCCAATGCCTTGAAACCCTTGGCGTTGAGCCTGTATTCCCAAGCTTAGGCCAAGGGATCCGTCACGCAACCGGGTTCCCGGACTTTGCCTTTCAAGTTTATTTTTTGCAACTGCATCCAAATCCTCCTGCTGCGGGTAGTACCCGTAACAGCAGCGTGCTGTTATCCCATCAGGAGATCGGAACATGAACGCAAAACCTTTGATCAGCCATGCCAGCCTGACACTTGCCGCCATGCTGCTGGTGGCAGCCCAAGGCGCCTGGGCACAGTCGAATTTGCCCGAAAACATTAGAGTTCCCGACGGCCACAAGATGGCAATGACAACAGTTGGTGTAGGCGAAATCACATATGAGTGCAAAGAAAAAGCCAGCACTCCAGGCGAAATGGAGTGGTTTTTTGTAGGCCCAAAAGCTCAGCTCAATGACACAACTGGTAAACAAGTTGGTAGCTACTTTGGCCCGCCCGCGACCTGGCAAGCCCTGGACGGTTCCAAAGTCACCGGCACCCAGCTCGCAGTGGCCCCTGCCGGGGCTGGCAACCTGCCCTATCAACTGGTCAAGGCCAATCCTGCAGAGGGCAAAGGTGCCATGAACGGTGTGAGTTACATCCAGCGTGTGGCACTCAAGGGCGGTGCGGCACCTGCCAGCGCCTGCACAGCCGCCAACAAGGGCCAGCGACAAGTAGTGCCATACCAGGCCGATTACATTTTCTGGGCCAGCCGCTAATGCGTTACATCGTCTACGCTGCTTCGATGGAGACCGGGCAATGACCGGAGATGTCCCATCTGCAACGGCGGAACACAGTGACACTACCTGAGCCACTATTTGACTATGAAGCCTGCCTGCTGGCCTGCGCCCGCGGCGAGCAGCAGGCGCTGGTGGCCCTGTATGCCCAGGAAAGCGCGCGCTTGCTGGGGGTAGCCAAACGCATTGCCCGCGACAGCGCACTGGCTGAGGACATCGTGCATGACGCTTTTATCAAAATCTGGATGCGCGCCGCCAGCTTCGATCCCGGGCGCGGTTCTGCACGAGGCTGGATTTTCAGCCTGACCCGGCATCTGGCCCTGAACTGCAGGCGCGACACTCGCCTGGAAATTCAAGTCAGCGAAAGCAGCGAACTGGCCTTGCAACCTCTGGCCACTCTCGACGGTCGCCACCAGATGCAGGACCCACTGCAATGGCCGGATGGCTGCGAGCGCATATACGGCTGCCTTGAGCAACTCGACCCGGCCCGACGCTCCTGCATTGTGCATGCCTATGTTGACGGCTATACCCATGCAGAAATTGCAAACAAACTGGACACCCCTCTGGGCACCGTAAAAGCCTGGATCAAACGCAGCCTGAGCGCCTTGCGCGAGTGCATGGGATGACTTTTACACCTGACAATAGCGACCCGGACGATCTCGATGCCTTGGCGGGCGAATACGTGCTGGGCACGCTCAATGGGCAACAACGGCGTGCGCTTGAGCAACGCCTGCCCCATGAGCCTGATCTGCAGGCCGCAGTCGATCGCTGGGAAGCCCGACTGTTGCCCCTCAACGACCTTGCCCCGGCGCAACAGCCTTCAGAGCGGCTGTGGCCGAGAATCGAGCGCAGCCTGAACGCCCTGAATGTCCCAGCCTCGCCAACACAGGCCAGTACTGGTTGGTGGAACCTTCTGCCATTGTGGCGCGGCCTGACGGCCGCAGGCCTGGCCGCAACGCTGGCACTGGGCGTGGCATTGTGGTCCGTGACACCTGCCATCTCACCGCCCGCCTATGTGGTGGTTCTGGTGGCACCACAAAGTCAGGCACCCGGTTGGGTCATCCAGGCCAACGATCGTGAACATATCCAGCTGATCCCCCTTGGCGTCGCGCAAGTGCCCGGCGACAAGGCGCTGGAGTTCTGGACCAAGGCCGACGACTGGGCCGGGCCTGTGTCCCTGGGGCTGGTCAAGCCGGGACAAGTGCTGTCACTGCCACTGGATCGCCTGCCGCCGCTGTCGCCCAATCAACTTTTCGAGCTGACCCTGGAAGGCCCCAACGGTTCGACAACAGGCAAGCCGACAGGGCCGATCCAGTTTATCGGCCGGGCTGTCAAAGTGATTTGACCGCTTTGGTTTTCGCCCTGGTTTTCGCCCTGTAGTGACGGGCAACGGCCACCACCACCATCAATGCGACCACGCCCAGGGCAATCGGCAAGCGATAGGGCTTAAGGTCGCCCAGTACGCCTTCGAGAAACTCCCCGGCCCAATAGCCGCCACTGGCAAACAGCGTTGCCCACACGGCCGCGCCCACGGCATTGATGCAGAGAAACTTCAATGGCGAGACCTTGCTGGCACCGATCACCATGGGCCCGATCAGGCGCATGCCATACAAAAACCGCACCGAAAAAATGGACACCGTCGGATACTGGCCAATCAACTGCGTCACGCGATCAATAGCGGCCTGCTGTTTGTGCAGGCGGGGCAACAGGCGAGCACCGAAATAACGCCCGAGCCAGAACAACAACTGATCACCCAGCATCCCCGCCAGGCTGGCATAACCAATCACCGGCAACAGCTTGAGGACATGCTGGTGTGCCGCCATCCCCCCGAGGATCAGAATGGTTTCACCTTCGAGCAAACAGCCGATAAAAATGGCCAGGTAACCATACGTTGCCAGCAGGTAATTGAAGTCAATATGTTCAAACATGCGCGATCCATAGCTCCATTGAAATCAGGGTTTAAAACGCAATGGCTCAGTGCCGGTGGCGATGATGGATATCCGGGAAATGCGGATGGTTATGGCTGATGACCGAATGCTGATGTGCATGACTGTGAGCCTTGCCCGCAGGAATATCTGCGGCATGCTCATGCTGGTGATGTTCATCGTGGGTATGGCGATGGGAGTGCTCCAGCGGCTGATGTAAATGCTCATGCTCATGGCGCTCGGTCAGATGCAGCCAGACCCCGACAATCATGCAGCCAGCAGCCAGCCAGAACAGCAGCGATACCGACTCGCCCAGCAGCACAATGGAAATTGCCGCCCCCAGAAAAGGTGCCGTTGAAAAGTACGCCCCGGTGCGCGCCGCCCCCAGGCCGCGTAATGCCAGGACAAACAGCACCAAACTGACACCGTAGCCCAGGAAACCGATCAGCAGGGTCGGGCTCAGTACCCCAAACGACGGAACCTTCGCCCCCAAAGCCAATGCAATCGCACAGTTCACCAACCCCGCGAAAAGGCCCTTGGCGCCCGCGATATACAGCGCATCAGAAGCAGATACCTTGCGCGTCAGATTGTTATCGACCGCCCAACAGAAACAGGCAAACCCCACCGCCAATGGCCCAAGCCAGGAAAGCGACACCGCCGCAGATGCCCCGGATGGCCAGGACAACACAACGCCGCCGGCAATGATTGCCAGCATCCCCAGCACGATTCGCCGGTCTGCGTTCTCCTTGAACACCACCCAGGCCAGCAGTGCCGTGAGCACTGGTTCAAGATTCAACATCAACGAAGCCGTCGCCCCGCTGGTGAGGGTCAAAGCGAACATCAACGCCACGGGACCCAGGATCCCGCCAAATACAATTGCGCCGAGCAGCCAGGGCCATTCACCGGCACCCAGACCCGAGGGCTTCCAGCCCCGATCGCGGACACAGCGCACCAACAGCAAACCCAGGCCACTGCCCAGGTACAACAGTCCGGCCAGCATCACCGGCGATACCTCGGTACCCAGCAGCTTGGCCAATGGCGTACTGGCCCCGAACAGCGCTGCCGCTGCCAATGCGTAAATCACACTCGTATTCATCACGCCCACTCATGTCCCAGCTGTGCAAGCAGCCTAGCCTACTCGGGAATACGCGCCGCAGCAGCGCTGCAAATACCCTCAACACAGCAGGGACACCCCCGGCGTGTTGCATATATCTATGATTTTTCGACGGTTTTACCCAGGCACGGAGAAAAAAAATGTACCACAATGGACACTATCGACCTTGCCTCATGAGCGCAGGCTCTATATATTCGTCCACCTGTTGCGCAGGCTCTGAGTACTTTCTTTGTTAAAGCACCTTCCTTCGTGACCCGCTTTATAGCGCTACCGCCCGAATGGCGAAATTGGTAGACGCATGGGACTTAAAATCCCCCGTTCGTAAGGACGTGCCGGTTCGATTCCGGCTTCGGGCACCAAACAAATCAAGGGCTTGCATGAGATTCTTCGTGCAGGCCCTTTGTTTTTGCTCTGCAAAAATTCAGACCGCTCCGCAATTCTGTTTTTTACCCCTTCTCTGCCTTCCTGCCAAAACGGGCGTCATTCTCCTGCGCAAACACAAAGCCCAGCACTAGGCCGGGCTCGGGGGTTATCACACCTGATTTCCAGACAGGTAATCAGGTGTTGCGCGTTAGAAAGAACTCTCTGTCGAAGCCTTCAACAATCGGCATAGCAGCACGCAATCGTCGGTGGCCCTCTTCGCTAAGTGACACCAGATTTGCGCGATGATCTTGCGGGTTCACTTGCTTTTCAATAAGCCCGTCCTTACCCAAGCGGGATATGATTTGCGAAATATGCATGCGATCCATACCGGTAAAACTGGCGATTCCATGCTGAGTCACCTGCTCGCCCTCTCTAGTCAGCCAACCACTTACAGCCAGGATAGCGAACTGTGGCTGGGTAAGTCCCAAGGGCTTCAAGCGGACATTAAGTTGACGCTGCCAGTCCAAAAAGTCGCGCCAGAGTCTGAATCCA
Proteins encoded in this window:
- a CDS encoding DUF4174 domain-containing protein, with amino-acid sequence MFIRLLILASVLVAGTVQAVEVPSPLEQDRGKFRPLVVVARADADPTLVNLKKALEDPANKQAFDQRNMVLYTIVGITGKRDGKDLEPQSTMSLIRGLKPGMIIDKAKVILIGKDGEKKVETVGDVDLAELFKTIDALPAAEKETQAPVAVETPAKGAAAGKSTKPAKPAKAAQTLDD
- a CDS encoding anti-sigma factor domain-containing protein; the encoded protein is MTFTPDNSDPDDLDALAGEYVLGTLNGQQRRALEQRLPHEPDLQAAVDRWEARLLPLNDLAPAQQPSERLWPRIERSLNALNVPASPTQASTGWWNLLPLWRGLTAAGLAATLALGVALWSVTPAISPPAYVVVLVAPQSQAPGWVIQANDREHIQLIPLGVAQVPGDKALEFWTKADDWAGPVSLGLVKPGQVLSLPLDRLPPLSPNQLFELTLEGPNGSTTGKPTGPIQFIGRAVKVI
- a CDS encoding EamA family transporter; protein product: MNTSVIYALAAAALFGASTPLAKLLGTEVSPVMLAGLLYLGSGLGLLLVRCVRDRGWKPSGLGAGEWPWLLGAIVFGGILGPVALMFALTLTSGATASLMLNLEPVLTALLAWVVFKENADRRIVLGMLAIIAGGVVLSWPSGASAAVSLSWLGPLAVGFACFCWAVDNNLTRKVSASDALYIAGAKGLFAGLVNCAIALALGAKVPSFGVLSPTLLIGFLGYGVSLVLFVLALRGLGAARTGAYFSTAPFLGAAISIVLLGESVSLLFWLAAGCMIVGVWLHLTERHEHEHLHQPLEHSHRHTHDEHHQHEHAADIPAGKAHSHAHQHSVISHNHPHFPDIHHRHRH
- a CDS encoding sigma-70 family RNA polymerase sigma factor, which codes for MSHLQRRNTVTLPEPLFDYEACLLACARGEQQALVALYAQESARLLGVAKRIARDSALAEDIVHDAFIKIWMRAASFDPGRGSARGWIFSLTRHLALNCRRDTRLEIQVSESSELALQPLATLDGRHQMQDPLQWPDGCERIYGCLEQLDPARRSCIVHAYVDGYTHAEIANKLDTPLGTVKAWIKRSLSALRECMG
- a CDS encoding DedA family protein, with translation MFEHIDFNYLLATYGYLAIFIGCLLEGETILILGGMAAHQHVLKLLPVIGYASLAGMLGDQLLFWLGRYFGARLLPRLHKQQAAIDRVTQLIGQYPTVSIFSVRFLYGMRLIGPMVIGASKVSPLKFLCINAVGAAVWATLFASGGYWAGEFLEGVLGDLKPYRLPIALGVVALMVVVAVARHYRAKTRAKTKAVKSL
- a CDS encoding DUF3455 domain-containing protein; translated protein: MNAKPLISHASLTLAAMLLVAAQGAWAQSNLPENIRVPDGHKMAMTTVGVGEITYECKEKASTPGEMEWFFVGPKAQLNDTTGKQVGSYFGPPATWQALDGSKVTGTQLAVAPAGAGNLPYQLVKANPAEGKGAMNGVSYIQRVALKGGAAPASACTAANKGQRQVVPYQADYIFWASR
- a CDS encoding MarR family winged helix-turn-helix transcriptional regulator, which translates into the protein MSVSKDGVEENWSGSAFAGPSDSPGFRLWRDFLDWQRQLNVRLKPLGLTQPQFAILAVSGWLTREGEQVTQHGIASFTGMDRMHISQIISRLGKDGLIEKQVNPQDHRANLVSLSEEGHRRLRAAMPIVEGFDREFFLTRNT